A stretch of DNA from Solea solea chromosome 11, fSolSol10.1, whole genome shotgun sequence:
TTTGCATTCTGCTATTAGTGATGTAGAGAAGTGGATCTTCTGTATACACGTCTTGAAAccagttttctgtttaaatgaCGTGGCTGTCGTACgtatgtacatataaatatactatatacacaCGTCACATCATGTACTTATCGTGAAGACGCTGCAGCAGGAGCAAAGCTATTAAGAGTATGAATTGTATAGGCCCAGTATTGAATTTAACTGCTAACTTATCAgtatcacacaaaaacaaatgaaaaccacGTTTTATCTGGTGGCTGGGAAGAAGGCCATTACTAAGAAGTGGCTCAAGACTGATGCCCCAGCTGCAAACATTGGATGTCAATTATAGATGATATtcttgtgatagaacatcttgTATATTTAAGTTGAAAATGGAAGACCTCTTTGTAAAAAGATGGGGGAAATGGTTGACATACAAAGAAAGATATGATTAATAAGAATGGTTAGACATAATAATGAAAACTGCACACAGGCgatgttctttttgttttgtttttcgttgttttttatttatgtgccTCGATCCTCAAAGATTGTATGACAGTGTATTGATTTCATCTGATAACATTGtcaactaaataaatataagttgttaaaaataaaaacacgttTTACACAATCTCATTCATTACATGGAGTTCAAGATGCACTGATACATGTGCTAttgagtgacctgaaaggcgcttttaaattaaatgtactattattattattattattattattgtcttacacagaaataaacaaggTATCAATGCAAGTACATGCTTGCTTTTTCTCCCTATTTACTTGTAAAGTATTCATAgtacaaaaatataatattacattgAAAATGTAGATTCAAACTACCTGGAACAATTAAGATTTAACTTAATTGTAGtagttttaatattattattcgtGATAAATTAAAATTAGATTGGCTTTCTGCATAGGTAAACTGAATAtaatttaaaaccaaaatgaaCTGTTGTGATTGTATAATTAACCTGAATAGCCGCTGCGTCCTCGGCTGTAGCTGAAATAGGAGTTGTAGCCCTCAACAATGGCCGTTCTTTCATCAAGCAGGTCCCCTGTAGGGAGACACATTTGTTGTTTACCTTATTTAAAACACCTTTAACAccaaatatacatatgtattatTGTAAGTGACGTAGGCCTAGCTTCGTTTAACAACCCCCCTAAGCTAATCACTTACTTGTCACTTTGGTCTCCTGAACACAGATAATGTCTGCGTCTAGTGAATCAAGTGCATGTTTTATGCCTCGTCTGAAAGTCCTGATACCGTTTATATTCCAGGTTACGATCTTCATGACTGAAATGTGCCACCACGGAAGTAAAAAGGAAGTAGTGAAATGTTCGAGCGGAAGTGTATTTCTTTTTAACTAATATGTTGCTTTTTGTTCCTATGTTttgataaaatgtataatttacatgtgtgtttggttttcacGTTaggttaaataacacacacaatatacccatataaaaacaaaataagctTATTTATTTGGGACTGCACTGCGCCGTTGCTTAGCTAGAGGGAGTAAACGTTCTTTCAGCATTTCGGCGGGATTTGGAGACACTCGACCTCCGGGTGATGAAACGAAAGAACCGGCGGTgggaggaagggaaggaaagTGGGAAGGAACACGGCTGTGTGCACACTCCTCCCTGGCTAATAGCACGACTGGTGGCCACCGCTCCACCCAGCAGCTCCCACAGGATGTCCAATGTCAATATTTGATGGCAACCGCGCAGCACTATCTGTGAATTAGAACTAAAAAGGTGAGTAGCTGCTTTGTGGCTATATTAGCGTTAGCTAATTAGCTTGTCTCACAGAACCCCAGAGCTGACGTTACGCGAGAGAACAACTACTGTGAGTGCGGTAGTGGATGTCTTCTACCATCACAAGGTCCATTTTAAACGTAGTTAATGAAAATCTACCGAGTTAGTTGATATCTGTATTCGTACGGCCCGTGTTGCTAGGTGCGTTGTGCTGTCATTTTCTGCGTTCACAGGGCTCAAGCTACCTCCATTAGCCGGTCGGCCGTGTCACGTTCCTAAGTCTCGGTACCGTTTTATTTGACACGTTGTTGCTGTCAAAATATGATTCACAAGTGTTATTAGCATAGCAGCCCACTTTGGGATGGAGATATACCTCTTTGTCTCTTTAAAGAGTCAGCTCTTAGTATAGATGTTAATCAATTTACTGCCATTTGATGCTGAGGAGGGAGTCGCCTGTGGGTTAGGAGACACTAATGCATCCGGGACATGCTATTTGGCACCGAGGAAACCGGCAGCTGCTGTTTCCATCTTCGGTCAGAGAAGAGAGGACACGAAACTCTGCCACACCTTAGTCAAAATGGGTGGTCAAAAGTAACGGTAATGCGTTGTGTTTTCACGGAACGGCTGCATTGTGGAGAGCACTTCATTATTATACAATAACACAATGGTGTAGATAACATTGTTAACTTAATATGACGTTACTGATGTTAATAAACAATAACTGAGCTTAATGAAATGTACACTCTAATCTAACAATGACAGTGTGACCAATGCTAATAGCTATTGCATATAGTTAAATGTACATTGTACCACTAGATGATGAATATTGACATTCTTCAAATGTACCTGCTTAATACACTGgttaatttaaagttttaacATAACTGAACCTTTATTCTACAGATTGAAATATATGGTATTTTCAGCCATCCACTGTTGGTCTTTAGAAATCAGGGTTAATTGAGTATCTGAGAACAAAATAGGCAAAAGCTGAGACAATAATCTGGACATGAAAAGTCACATTAATGATACAAAACTGTTCACCAGCATATCAATCATGATGTACTAATCTTATCTATAACCATGAGATTAACCAAACACATTGGTTAATACATCTATCAAAAATGGAGTGAAGGAAAGAGTACTATACTTCCCCCGAAGAGTTACTAAATCACAGAATTTGAGTCAAAGGACATCATTTCATTGCACCCTTATTTATAACTGCTTACATATACAAGCATGGCCAGCAGGTATTCACAAATAATGCACATTTGCTCATTCCATCTATTATCTATTAATCAGTTTTAAAACTAATCTTGCCCCTGGCAGCTTGGTCAATTCTGAGTTGTTTACCTAACCaccttctttgtgttttgttgtttttagtatGGAGTTATGAAAGTGGTGGCGTGAAGGAAGCAGGTGTCCCATTCGAACATTGGCAGACAAGTGGGAGGTCAGGAAAGGATGCTGGAAGCAGATGCAGACCCAGCAGGCACTATAGTGGAAGGAGAAGGGGAAGCAGATATGGGAAGTGTAGACTTGAATACGGAGGTGGTACGGCTCACCCTGGAGCTTCAGGAGGCTACAGAGGAGAAGCATCAGGCAGCCCGCTATGGCCTGGTCGTGCTGGAGGAAAGTGCTGCTCTCAAGGTGAAACACAGGCAGCTGGAAGAAGAACATGAAGCCCTCAGATTGGAACTGCAGCAGCTCAAAGAGGTAGGAACACCACAGGCCCTGCagttacatttatatatacattgttACAATATAATTAGTAGTTGACAGCTCAACGGGCTGTATTTTTGGGCAGGTTTGTTGTTCAGCCCTGTATTTCCATACAAGATTGTATCACAGTTCAATTAGTTGTTACACCCCAATTTTTTAAAGGCTGATTCATATGCCTACAAGTCTTAAATCTTCAActgttgttatttaaatgttaagtttatttagGATGAACACAGCAGTAATGGTCAGTCtttgtatatgtatgtaagaAATATTAATAGATTTGATGCACTTTTGCATTATTCCAGCACATAAACAAAATGCAATGGGATGGAAAAACTCACTTTTGAACAGAAATCAATTCATTGTCAGGTTTTGACTTGAATCAACATTTAAATAGCTCCTGGCGAGAGTATTTCTGCTTATTTTAATTGAAGAGCTAGGGAGCTGCCATGTGTCATACATCTTTTATACAATGATGTCACATGGCTCAGCTTTGTTTataccgccatgttggcagggaAAGCATTTGCTGGTGTCTCTTTCAAGCTGTTGTAATCGAGCAGTACTTGACAGACTAAATATAAGCGAGTATGGAAACTGCTGGAATGAACAATTTGAACGGTGTGGCTTCCTGACAAAGTggcattgttttgtttgcgagtgttgcatgatgggattgcGTGACATCAGGAACTGGAACTCTATATTGCATCTACTAGTACATTGTAACGTGATATTGATTCGTTACCTCCTCACTGCTTCTTTCCCAAATCTGTTTTTCTACTACTGACCtcatatttcttcttttctcataTCTTGTATGTGATGCCGATACATAGTAGAAAGAATCATGACTGGTCAGCAATTAGAACAAACTCCACAGCATGTTCATTTTCTCTGTTTACCCTAAGCTGATTTTAATACTTAACTGCATAGCATTATGGAGTTAAGTTTTGTTAGCACTGGATAGTCACGGTAAAAAGATTTGACCATATGTCAAATCCCAGATTATCATGTAATACAGGCCTGTTATTGTGAATTGTGACATTATATGGTTCTTATTGCCTTAATCCTTGAAACAAACTATGCGCTTCCCAGTATTTTCTTTAAGATTTGAAGGAATTTAGCATTGCTAGAAACTGGCATTTGGGCATAGCTCTATCCACTTTTTTAAACTAATGATGTTTAAAATCTGCTTATGGATAGTTGGATGGTTACCAAAATCTTCTTTTTGCTAGAGACAGAAATTGGTCTATCAACCTCAAGCAAAGCTCATTAGGCCTGAGTTTTATTTTCCACAGCCTTGTTAGGAGTTTAACAAAATGGTCTCATGTGGTCAATTAGCATCATCATATAATCAAACTACATTGTTCAGTTGAGTGTAAGTATGTTGTAGcatgtttgtttcatttaacaCATCTCTGTAACTATTCTCATTGGTCTGTAATGTTTCAAGGTTACTGATTGTGGCAAGCTGTGAAGATGCATGCTACAGTATTGAGTGTTCTGTATGTAGTAGCCTAGGCTGATATTATCCAATTGGCTTGATTAAAAATACACTGGTGTCCTATTACAGAACCATAACAGCAATGTCCTCGCTGTGGTCAGGTTACAACTAATGGTTGCAAAGCCATTCATTCTCATATTACCTTGTCTTTGACACAGATGCCTTCATTTGTAGTCTTCACATGAGGTGCACGTTTGTCTTTCAGCACTACAAATGTTCCAATATATAATGTACCATAGCTTGCAAGACTCTGCAAGTATTTTGCCCTTTCCTtaaccctttttgtttttgttcaggcATTTGCAGATTCTGTGAGCAGCCAGAAGCGCGCAGCTGCTGATGGAGAATGCCGGGAGGAGAATCTGCTGCAGGAGACTGCCACGAAGGAGGCTGCCATGGCAACCCGCATGGAGGAAGTTCAAGCAGAGCTCAAGCAATCCCGCCTTGCTCTAAGCAATTCCCATGCAGAGATCGATAGACTTGGGGTGGTGTCTAACCAGTTAAAGAAGGTATTATACACCCACTAGTGTACTTGTATCATGCCCCattgtttcatgacaacatcaGAGTGAAGCCCTGAATTACTGGAGGATAAATTATCTGTGTGGTCTCATCCCCAGTGTATAATTAGCCACACTTGGTATGTGTAGTATGTAGTTAAAATCCTCAGCTTACACTGATTTGATATTCGGTTGTGTTCTACAGGAATGCGAGTGTCTGGAGGCAGAGAAGGGTCATCTGAGAGATGAGATGAAGGAATATAAAGTACGTGAGCTACGCCTGTTGCAGGACAATGGCGAGCTCGAAGAAGAAAATATATCTTTGCAAAAACAGGTGTCTGTGCTCAAGGAAAACCAGGTCAGCTATTACAACTACAACATTACACATCACATTCATAGTCTACCTTTAAAACAAGCCCAGAGATTTATAGAACAGTATTATCATGCTAGATTTCTATAAACTTTAGTAAGTACTTTAGCTTGTACTGTGTACCTTTTGGTGTGGTTGATATGACTCTCTCTGGTCATGTTCTTAGTGCACTGCCTTTTACCTTTCCTGTAATAGAGTAAAACTGCTCTACGTGCACTTTACACTCTCTAAAGTACTTatgaaaaacagttttaaatccTTAAGGTGTGAGACAAGAACCAAATGTAGATTGGCCGTCTGTGGCTCTTCTGTGTATATTGTAGCTCTGCCAAGTCAAGTTGTACATGATAAGTTCCAGATGTATCACAGGCTTGTTTATGTGTACATGACCTTTTGATCAACTCTGAGATAAAACCTAGCCTTGTCTCTACAGTCTCTGCTGTCAGAAATAGATGTACAACAGTTTTACCATACTAACTAACCGGGCCAATTGAACTGatgagaaaatgaacaaaagagcTGATTTATAGCAACGTTATAGGAAATATAACAAGAATTGTGCTGTGTACTGAGTGATAATAAGTTTGGAAATGGAAATTATAACTGGTGGAGATAATTTCATGATAATCACCAATTATAATTTCCATTGTTGCTTATTGTATGCTTAAGCCTCAAGGTATATGTCTGTAACACTGTTGTACTGAATGCATTAGTATATTTACATGACAGGGCCACACATTGCACCCatatctgtttatttttaagcaCTTATGGACTTTAATGTTGTCATATATCTTATCACTTTGCAGGTTGAGTTTGAATCAATAAAGCTAGAACTGACACAGAAGAATGAGGAGCAGGATGAGCTACGAGCTCAGATGGAGGAGGCAGCAAGGCTGAGGCAGATTGCAGAGATGCAGCTGGATGAGGCCCTGGAAGCCCtgaaggaggagagggagcagaAGAACAGTCTGCGGCGAGAGCTCTCTTCCCTGACCCTTCACCCCTTTGATGGTGTGGGGAACCTGGAGCTCCACTTGCAGCAGTTGGATGACAGCCAGGAACAGGGACAGAGGGGAGAGGGAGTAGGTGGAGGTGAGGGAGAGGACCAGGACAGTGGCTATAACAATGGTCCTGAGTCCGCTCCCAATTCTGCTCACCCTCCTCACTTGGGAGGCTCCAAAAGTAACGGCCTCATCCATTGCTGCTCTACGCCTCGCAACAACAATGTATTCCTGCGTGCTCCAGCATCTGGGCTGGTTTCGGACCTGCTGAGTGAGCTTCATTTTTCAGACAGTCAGAAACTGAAACAGCAACTCCTGCAGGTAGGCATGATGatcattttatgtttcatttaaattatgGAAGTACATGTAAGAGATATTATGAAAAAATAAGCCAGGTTTACACATCActagaaaaatatttatatttatttataaaaagatTTATGAATGATTGGTCCTCTTTGGTGTATAAACATCCCCTACAATCACAAGGGAAGAGAAGTCAACACAAAGCGTATGCAGACTGCCAGTATTATTTACCTAACTTAACCTGAAACGTGAAAGCATTAGATGCTGTATTGAATGAGCACAAACAATTGTTTATGCAACTAGTGATAGAAAAAATACCTATGAGGGAACAGTGTTTATTAGAAAATGTACCATTTAAATTGCTTCTCCTCCAACTAAAGTTAATATTATGTGACATGTTAGTCAAGTTTAATAATGAGGTTCCTGCAGGTTAGTTTCACATAACTGTTGATACCATGTCTCCTGCTTCCTGCTTTAGACCACATCCGCTGTGTGTTGGCCTCTGTCTctatataaatgaaatcaaCTAGCACCACATTGCATCAGCTACTCCAGTAGTAGTTATTTAGTCAGCTACCACATGATACAGCCATGACTCTCAAATTAAGGGTACTCAGGAAAATCAAGGATGTCTTGGAACTGTCATCCCTCTGTGTATAAAggaaatatattatttaagaTGCACTTAAATTGGGGGAGGGTAACCCTACCCACCAGATGTTGTGAATGTGGGGCGGATTGGGGTCAGCCTctcttttacattaaaaatgcatcacGTGTAAAGTGGTTGGGTGAAAGATTTGAAATACAGAGAACTGTCCCATTGGCCTTAaacaaaaatgatgataattattaaaCTAATaggcaccttttttttttaagtgttttattattttaaaaccaaATCAGCATGAACCAGATCTTCATCCTCATAAGCGTTTCATCTTGTGCCCACTCAGGCAGAACGAGAAAAGACCACTCTGGTCAGCAAAGTAGAGGAACTTCAGATGCAGTTGATGATGTCCAAGCAGGCACTCAGTCAGCAAGAAGACAAAGTTGGCTCTCTAACTCAACAACTGGAGACTGTGCATAGCCAGCACAACCAGGAGGCAGAGGACAGGGAAGATGAAGAGACAGAGATTGGAGAAGGTGATACTGGTGTCTTTGACTACGAGGTAGACACCAAGAGCAAAGAGGTGCTGGAGGCCCGTATGCGTTGCGCCAGCGAAGAGCTTCTGAAGCTGCGTGATGAACTGTCTCAGGCAGGGGCTCGCTATAACTCTCTGGAACAACGATACAAGCAGGAGAAGGATCACTGGAGAGCAGAGGCCCAGGAGCTGGCTGACAAGATCCGTCAATGCATCAAGTCTAGCAAACAGGACCAGGAGCGCATCGGTGAGCTGGAGAAGGAGATTGGTGCCACACGGAAAGTGGCAGTTGATTCAGAAGGGCACTTGAGCGTGGCCCAGGAAGAGCTGCTGGCCTTCTCTGAGGAGCTGTCCAACCTCTATCACCACATCTGTGTGTGCAACAACCTGACACCCAAACGGGTCACCCTTGACTATTACCGTGATGGTAATAGTGCAAGAAGACCACATGTCTACCCCCAGCACAATTCCCAGAAGAAGCCTCGAGCCAATGACATGTTCATCTCCAAAGCTGCAGCATTGCAGTTAATGGGGGAGGTGGACAGTTCAGGAGCCAGTGTAGACTCTCCAAATTGCCCCGGGTCACCCACCCTGGATTTCCGGGACCCATCCAATGTTTGCAACCTGGTAGCGGTCATCCGTTGCCAGATCAAACACCTCCGggtaagacacattttttttctcatgatAGCATTTCCTCCTACACTAAATTCTCACTGAACCTAATGCAAAGCTCAGACTGTTAAATGTAGCTGAGTAGCTGCCATGTCTGTATACATCCAAGGCCTGCTGTGGGCCTCATTGACACGTGTGTTTGGGTTTGAATGGATTGGATTATCAGGGGTGAAAGTTAAGTTGTGGCTTATACTACAGAAAATCCTTTTAGAACATACCACTGTCTGGAACGTCGTAAACTTGTCCTCGGGACTGAAGATATAGGCAACTGTACTTGCTTGAGTTGTCTTGAGGaggtttcatttcattaaagaGGCTTCTACAGAAGTGAAGAAGTCTGAGATGAGATGGAAGAAAACAATCGCATACCGCATAAGTCCATTGGCATTGGAAACATGATTTTAATCAGTGAAACACTGTAACCTACATTCTCTATTTTAATTTATATCTAAATATGTATTTCACTGGTGTGATGTTGAAACTAGTattataaaatgtatgtaaaatttTGGAACGTTAAAAAACTTTCTTGTCATGTCAATGACATCatgcttttatatttatttatatgcatCTTAATACTCTTAGGTGGCAGTGGACCTATGTCGTCAGAGAGGTGCAATGCCTTACTCGgggctcagcagcagcagtggagaatcAGAGCGGGATGCTGAGAGCCTCTTGGAGGAAGTCCTAAAACTCAAGTCCCTTCTCAGCACCAAGAGGGAGCAGATTGCTACCCTCAGAACTGTCCTCAAGGCTAACAAACAGGTAGGTCACAGCAAGGACTGCTTTGGCTAAAATGtccccatttcttttttttgtattgactTAAAATAGTTAAGGAATAGACTAGTTTTCCAGTGTATGGGTTCCTATTTTTCAACATGATCACTCAAGGACTTTCCCTTGAAAAGCAGTACTCTCCAAGGTTAATCTCCTGTGGGTTTTTGTAGCTTTCCCACATTTCACCTCTTTGGTTTAAACTGATGGCTTGgtcatttgattatttcttttaatgttCATAAAATCCAGAGAACAGCTACCTTGGAAAGTGGATGATGTCTTTTGTGTATAAACCTGTATAATCGGTGTATTGGCAAGGCAAAGTCCCATGGGTCTACATGGTACTGCACCTTCAGTACAGTAAGGGGATGAACTCTTTCCCCTTTGTTTTCCTGCCTTAAACATAGCATAACCTGCTCGTTGCCATGAGCTGACACTCTCCCTTTTACACTGCCTGTCCAGGCCATGCTTGCATATCCTCTACCCTCTCAACTCAACCGAACATTGCTGACCCAGGCTTTGGCTGTGATGTGTAAATATGGTGTTTACACAATAGATCTTTACTGTGTTCAGTTCCCTCAAGTTCAAAACACGACAAAGTTATTTTATTCAATGGAAACCTGTTCTTAAATCTCCATTATTGTTAACCTTAATAATGATACTATATAATAAGAATGTAATACTTTAAATTTTTCATGTGTCAATGGGAATAGGACATGAATTATTAATTTGCATTTATCACCGCACTTTGAAATATTTATGGTATATTGGCATATAGTTAAGtacaattgtattttttttttatcattgcaGACAGCAGAGTTGGCCTTGTCCAATCTGAAAACCAAGTATGAGACCGAGAAGAGCATGGTGTCGGAGACGATGATGAAACTGCGGAATGAGCTCAAAGCCCTCAAGGAGGATGCTGCTACTTTCTCATCACTCCGAGTCATGTTTGCCAGTCGGTAAGGtttcccttttttgtgtgtaagaaaatcttgttttttgcAGCAGCGTTAtgacataaaaaatgtttttgttgtgtaaacGAGATATTTGATTACTTATTTTTCTGAAATAGGTTACTAAGCTGTGATTGTCTTGTCTTTACTAGCATTCTTCATGCCTAGTAATGGTACATTTGTTGTTGTATAGCTTTTGCTACCACTGACTATAATAAGCTTACTGTGCTTATTACACCTGTGAACAGTCTGCTGGTTCTCATGAGGATTACCAATCACATGCTCTGCCCTGTGCCGACAGGGGAAGAGGGAAGGACAGATTTGTCGCATCAAGCCAGGTCACCTTAGGGAAGAAAAAGAGGTGGAATGTTGGTGGGAGATTGTTGGGACGTTAGATGGTGTGGGACGGTGCTTTTGAGGGTTAATGTGTCACTAATTACTAACCTCCTCTGAGGCTACATCCATATTAccgtgttttcatttaaaaacagcattttcagaTGGAACTAATCCAAACGAGCGTTTTTAAGTGATCTGCATCTATACTAATTTGCCTAAAAacacatgtcacatgaccatcGAGGTAGGGCCGCAACGATTATGTTGGTAGTTGATTAATCAgtggattattttttatattagtcccaattatttctgtttattcagAATAACACATTAGCATAACTGACTGATTACACGGCTTGGTTCAATACTTGATTGCAATTGGTCTATAGCAACATCCAGTGGTCCATTATTTGTATATAACGGACTGTTAAGTGTAACGGACTGCTGTTGGGACGGTATCGACAAATACTggatgtaaaatgtattttagcAAACACGCCGATTTGACTAATTACTTCTATGCTACCACCCTCtccaactattgtttttttctttattttgcacaatgaggAAAAtctctgctgcaacatgagtatAAAAATATGCTAATTTCACTgcagaaaaaactaaatgacCTCTGGAGTTGAGCGCAAGTTGTTATTGGTTATCAGCCCAAGCGCTCCCGATAAGTAAAAAGTATGTAaaatatcggcaaaaagtccagTAAAAATCTTTCTGTGCTGGTGTAAAGCTATGTTAGGATGACTTAGCCTCAGCATTAGCTTTACGTCAGAGTACCATTGTTCTCATTGTTTACTTGCGATGATTCATTAAACAGGTTGACGATGCGTCACCACTTAAGTTCTGTATGGGCGTCATTGATTATGTTGACTTTACCCGAAcctgttgcagccctacattgAGGTACACTGGCCATGCACATGCCATTGTAAACAGGAaaataatcccccccccccctcgaaGGTGTTTGCCTAGTTTCCAGTAAGTACTTCTCACAAGAatcaaaaaactgaaaatgaatgcaGTTAACGTAATCACAGTTTCCAAAGATCTCGGTCTTTGCCTGTCCAAACCAAGACGCAGCCCTGGAGTTTACACATAAATTCAGCAAACagaatatataaatgtaaaaatgaaaacatagtgtGGATGGATCCTGAGAATCAGTTGGCATGATTGTTTGGAGGACTGTTTTGGGTTGGGTTGACTGACTAAACtaattatttttctactttttgcTATGGACAGCATAgatgtttgtattattttagtTACTAAAGAGCAGACAATCTTCTCGGTCATGCATTAGTCTGTCTAGTCCCTCTCCAGACAATTATGAGCTTGCATTTGCTTATCCTTAAGAAGGATAAGAGAACAGGCAGTCATCAAGAGCTACTACCTCTTGCAACAAGCTTACAGAGATCTCCTTGCTTGTAATGAAGTTGAATAGTGCCATCATGTGGATAGCTGCAGTGACTGCATTTATATGGTATACTGTATGATGAGAACAGAGTATTCATATTAATCTCTTGGTCTTGTCAAATTACTGATAAGGTTCCCGATGTTGACATCCTCCCCTATTTCAGCTCTCAACGGTTATTACTAGTAATTTATGATTTAACATTAATTACTCGCCCATATAACTGTtcttatttcactttttggatgctTGGCAAGTTTGCTGTCATTCATAACTTGTGATGGTATTTGAGTAGAGGTTGACTTATGGGCTTTTCTATGGCTGGTGCTCATCCTTACAAATCAGTGCATCCGATGGCTGATATATGATGCCAATGTTTCTTGGCTGATatgttttttctccatctgATACACATAACATAGCAGttaaatcataataaatgaCACAAGGAATTGTTTAAATATTCATTACATAACACATTTGGTCAGATTTGGTGATTTTATACATAGAAATTTGTAGACATGTGTAAAAAGTAATAATTGGCCATTGGAGTaaattcattcatccattcattaaaaaatggcGCATTAATCAGTCTACCTCTGTATTTGAGAGTAAtccattaatttaaaaaaaatcctaactCAGTTGAGATAATGTTTAGCTGCCATTTTACATACTACAACTAACCTTTGTGTTGTATGTCTCTGGCTTTGTGCTTTTGGTTTTGCCTGTGCATGTTGCAACTTTTCACCTTGTGTGCGTCTCTCAGGTGTGACCAGTATGTCACTC
This window harbors:
- the zgc:162200 gene encoding protein bicaudal D homolog 2 isoform X3, producing the protein MLEADADPAGTIVEGEGEADMGSVDLNTEVVRLTLELQEATEEKHQAARYGLVVLEESAALKVKHRQLEEEHEALRLELQQLKEAFADSVSSQKRAAADGECREENLLQETATKEAAMATRMEEVQAELKQSRLALSNSHAEIDRLGVVSNQLKKECECLEAEKGHLRDEMKEYKVRELRLLQDNGELEEENISLQKQVSVLKENQVEFESIKLELTQKNEEQDELRAQMEEAARLRQIAEMQLDEALEALKEEREQKNSLRRELSSLTLHPFDGVGNLELHLQQLDDSQEQGQRGEGVGGGEGEDQDSGYNNGPESAPNSAHPPHLGGSKSNGLIHCCSTPRNNNVFLRAPASGLVSDLLSELHFSDSQKLKQQLLQAEREKTTLVSKVEELQMQLMMSKQALSQQEDKVGSLTQQLETVHSQHNQEAEDREDEETEIGEGDTGVFDYEVDTKSKEVLEARMRCASEELLKLRDELSQAGARYNSLEQRYKQEKDHWRAEAQELADKIRQCIKSSKQDQERIGELEKEIGATRKVAVDSEGHLSVAQEELLAFSEELSNLYHHICVCNNLTPKRVTLDYYRDGNSARRPHVYPQHNSQKKPRANDMFISKAAALQLMGEVDSSGASVDSPNCPGSPTLDFRDPSNVCNLVAVIRCQIKHLRVAVDLCRQRGAMPYSGLSSSSGESERDAESLLEEVLKLKSLLSTKREQIATLRTVLKANKQTAELALSNLKTKYETEKSMVSETMMKLRNELKALKEDAATFSSLRVMFASRAETLFPLLQSPSSP
- the zgc:162200 gene encoding protein bicaudal D homolog 2 isoform X2; protein product: MLEADADPAGTIVEGEGEADMGSVDLNTEVVRLTLELQEATEEKHQAARYGLVVLEESAALKVKHRQLEEEHEALRLELQQLKEAFADSVSSQKRAAADGECREENLLQETATKEAAMATRMEEVQAELKQSRLALSNSHAEIDRLGVVSNQLKKECECLEAEKGHLRDEMKEYKVRELRLLQDNGELEEENISLQKQVSVLKENQVEFESIKLELTQKNEEQDELRAQMEEAARLRQIAEMQLDEALEALKEEREQKNSLRRELSSLTLHPFDGVGNLELHLQQLDDSQEQGQRGEGVGGGEGEDQDSGYNNGPESAPNSAHPPHLGGSKSNGLIHCCSTPRNNNVFLRAPASGLVSDLLSELHFSDSQKLKQQLLQAEREKTTLVSKVEELQMQLMMSKQALSQQEDKVGSLTQQLETVHSQHNQEAEDREDEETEIGEGDTGVFDYEVDTKSKEVLEARMRCASEELLKLRDELSQAGARYNSLEQRYKQEKDHWRAEAQELADKIRQCIKSSKQDQERIGELEKEIGATRKVAVDSEGHLSVAQEELLAFSEELSNLYHHICVCNNLTPKRVTLDYYRDGNSARRPHVYPQHNSQKKPRANDMFISKAAALQLMGEVDSSGASVDSPNCPGSPTLDFRDPSNVCNLVAVIRCQIKHLRVAVDLCRQRGAMPYSGLSSSSGESERDAESLLEEVLKLKSLLSTKREQIATLRTVLKANKQTAELALSNLKTKYETEKSMVSETMMKLRNELKALKEDAATFSSLRVMFASRCDQYVTQLDEMQRQLAAAEDEKKTLNSLLRMAIQQKLALTQRLEDLEAPLSPHSLSSSPRRSRAKELATKSGRAPRSPRSSPARPPLRSSPRASPVLGSSVPAMATHHLRALTRSLHTSPR